Part of the Paenibacillus aurantius genome, CAGACGATATTGTCCAGCTCATAGTAAGGAAGGTCCAGCGTGGCGGAAAGCTTCCGGGCAAGGGTGGATTTTCCGCTGCCGACCGAGCCGATAATATGGATTTTGGGCTGCATGGTTCTCACTCCTTTGCTGCTTACGATAAAGGGGGGAGCTTAAATTTTTGGATAACAAGCGGTTTCGAAAGATAAAGTCGGCTAATGCCCCGATGGTGAAACTCCTCCAGCAGCCTGCCGAAAATCTCCGCGATCAGAAGGCTGTCCCCCAGCGCGTCATGCCGTTTATAGGCGGAATCGTCGATCCCGTAATAGCGGATAAGGGCATCGGTGGAGATTCATTCCTCAACCTCGTGGAGGTACGCAAACAGCACCTTCGTGTCCAGAATCGGGTTGGTCATTGCCGGCAGGCTGTTTCGTTCGCATTCCTTGTGCAGCAAAGGCCAGTCGTATTCATACCCCGCCTGGGTTACGAGAACCGCATCGCCGGCATAGGTTCGGAAGGCGTCCAGGGCTTCGCGAAAAGAGGGGGCCTCCGTCAGATCGGCATTCCGGATCCCGGTCAGCTTCTCGATAAGAGGCGGGATGGGTTTGGGGGACTTAACGAGGGTCTGAAAGCTTTGCCTTGCGAGCCCATCTCCGTCTAAGCAAACCGCCCCTATCTGAGTAATGAAGTCTTCATCCGGATCGGGACCGGTCGCTTCCAAATCAAACACACAAAACCGCCGGCTTCCCAGCTCATCGAGGATTAGGCCCTCTATCGAATAGTCCGAATCGGACAGATGGGTGATTTTCATGGACTCGGGCTCCTCCTCTTGGGGGGGGTGGAAATGAAGTTTACCGGAATGCCTGAGATTCTTTTTCTACCGTTCATCCGCAAACCGTGGTACCTTTTATGAAGGGATTTTACCTTATGAGGGAACCATGAGGGAAGAATTATTTTCCAAGAAAGGGGAGCTCCGCTGTGCAGCCGCTGCACCAGGAAGTCCACCATACTTCCCAAATTTCGGTTTACGATACGGACGAGCTGTACGGGGAAAAAGGCCGCTTCCGCGTTCTCCAATTCTCCGAAGACGCCATCCAGGGGGCGCTGGACTTGGATCATCCGGAGCGCATCGTGTTTGAATACCCGCGGGCGATGATTCACCTGATCGAGGCCAACCATCCTTCGCTAGAGCGGCTGTTTGTGATCGGGCATGGGATCGGGACGATCTCCGGCTATTTCGAGAGAGGGCAGGTGACCACCGCGGAGCTAGAGCCCGGGGTGGTGGAGCTCAGCCGGAGGTTTTTTGGCTATGCGGGCGGTCCGCTGATGGTAGGGGACGGCCGGGAGATTCTGGAGCGGGAAGCCCCCGGCTCGTACGATGCCATCGTCCTGGATGCCTTCCAGGCGGAGGGAACGCCGCTGCACCTGCTGTCCCGGGAATTCATCCGAATGGCGAGGGGAAAGCTCGAGCCGACGGGCTCCCTCCTGATGAACCTGACGGGAAAACGGAACGATAAGCTCGTTAGCGCCGTGCACACGACGCTTCAGGGAGAGTTTCCGTATACGCAGACGTTCTCGCTGCCTGCGGCCGGATCGGCAGAGGTCCGGAATTTTGTGATCATGGGAAGCGGGAAGCCGATCACGTACCAGACCCGGCAGATGGCCGGGTTCACGGAGACGGAGCTCGGGCAAGGGTATGTCATAAAAGATGGAACGCCTTAATCATTTGCGTCCTTAATTAAGGAGGTTTTTCATGAACGGTTATCTCCAGCCATTGATGGATTTGTACGAGGCGCATGCGGACGGGACCATAGCCGCCGGGAGCCGAAAATACATGCGGGACCAGTTTGATTTTCTCGGCATCCGTTCGGCCGAACGGCAGGCGCTGACCAAAGGGTTCTGGAAAGAGCAGGGGCTTCCGGGGCGGGACCTTCAAGCTGTTGTGGAAGACCTGTGGAGCCGGCCGGAGAGGGATTACCAGTATGCGGCTCTGGAGTTTCTCGGCAAGATGAAGAAAACGCTGGGGCCGGGCGATATGCCGTGGTTAACGGAGTTAATCGTCACCAAATCATGGTGGGATACGGTGGACTTCTTGTCCCCGCACATCATGGGGTATCTGTTCCGTACGTATCCGGAGCTGATCCCGCTTCACGCCGACCGGTGGATCGAAGACGAGAACTTCTGGCTGCAGCGGGCGGCCATTCTGTATCAGCTGAAATACAAAGAGACGACGGACGAGGAAAGGCTCTACCGTTACGTCATCCGCCGCTCGGACAGCCGGGAGTTCTTCGTGCAAAAGGCGATCGGCTGGGTGCTTCGGGAATACGCGAAGGTCCGCCCGGACAGCGTCCAGGCCTTTGTGGCGGGGAATGAGCTGAAGCCGCTCAGCCGGCGCGAGGCCTTGAAGCACTTCAAATAAGTCGGGGGACGGCCCGTCTGAGCCCATCCCTCCTCCGGCAAGCAGGTCTTGCCCGGAGGGCTTTTTCTTTAGGGGAGGGGACCCATTTTTCTAGCATGGTAGTAACGTCCTTCTTTTTCGACCGCCACGGCCTCGCCAGGGTCCGTGCCCTTAATCTCGAAGAACAGGGTTCCGGTCTCCATGGAGTTGGCCTCCCCGTTATG contains:
- a CDS encoding spermidine synthase, coding for MQPLHQEVHHTSQISVYDTDELYGEKGRFRVLQFSEDAIQGALDLDHPERIVFEYPRAMIHLIEANHPSLERLFVIGHGIGTISGYFERGQVTTAELEPGVVELSRRFFGYAGGPLMVGDGREILEREAPGSYDAIVLDAFQAEGTPLHLLSREFIRMARGKLEPTGSLLMNLTGKRNDKLVSAVHTTLQGEFPYTQTFSLPAAGSAEVRNFVIMGSGKPITYQTRQMAGFTETELGQGYVIKDGTP
- a CDS encoding 3'-5' exonuclease → MKITHLSDSDYSIEGLILDELGSRRFCVFDLEATGPDPDEDFITQIGAVCLDGDGLARQSFQTLVKSPKPIPPLIEKLTGIRNADLTEAPSFREALDAFRTYAGDAVLVTQAGYEYDWPLLHKECERNSLPAMTNPILDTKVLFAYLHEVEE
- a CDS encoding DNA alkylation repair protein translates to MNGYLQPLMDLYEAHADGTIAAGSRKYMRDQFDFLGIRSAERQALTKGFWKEQGLPGRDLQAVVEDLWSRPERDYQYAALEFLGKMKKTLGPGDMPWLTELIVTKSWWDTVDFLSPHIMGYLFRTYPELIPLHADRWIEDENFWLQRAAILYQLKYKETTDEERLYRYVIRRSDSREFFVQKAIGWVLREYAKVRPDSVQAFVAGNELKPLSRREALKHFK